One genomic region from Athalia rosae chromosome 3, iyAthRosa1.1, whole genome shotgun sequence encodes:
- the LOC105689385 gene encoding protein UXT homolog — protein MGYSLTPIMNPYIQKKVLQFESFVNDVLKEDLRKLDEKLGQLNSDMAEFLQLKTMISKIQLANQSSENSGFKTKLDIGNNFYVQAQVEDTSTILLDVGLGHFVEFTLDEAVLVINVRIKLLERQVENIRKETAKTKAHIKLILFSIKELQNIK, from the exons A TGGGATACAGTCTTACTCCAATAATGAATCCTTACATCCAAAAAAAGGTCTTGCAATTCGAGTCATTTGTGAATGATGTACTGAAGGAAGATTTGCGAAAATTGGATGAGAAACTAGGCCAGTTAAATTCTGATATGGCTGAATTCCTTCAGTTGAAAACCATGATATCAAAAATACAACTAGCTAACCAATCTTCTGAGAATTCAGGTTTCAAGACTAAACTCGAcattggaaataatttctatGTCCAAGCTCAAGTTGAGGATACATCGACTATCTTATTAGATGTAGGACTTGGTCATTTTGTTGAATTTACTTTAGATGAGGCTGTATTAGTGATTAATGTTAGGATTAAGCTACTCGAAAGACAAGTAGAAAATATCAGAAAAGAAACTGCTAAAACTAAGGCACATATTAAACTTATATTATTCAGCATCAAGGAACTCCAgaacataaaataa